In Cyanobium sp. WAJ14-Wanaka, a single genomic region encodes these proteins:
- a CDS encoding sigma-70 family RNA polymerase sigma factor, with translation MALPGKGAAGPSKTTGPRSGGRLSADSIGWYLGTIGRVPLLTAAEEIELAHHVQAGKRLLELPAEEHTPKHKRQLRMAQRARDRMMAANLRLVVSVAKKYQNQGLELLDLVQEGAIGLERAVDKFDPAMGYKFSTYAYWWIRQGMTRAIDNSARTIRLPIHISEKLSKMRRISRELSHRLGRQPNRLELSHAMDMRPEELEELMSQSAPCASLDAHARGEEDRSTLGELIADPASNEHMDSMDRHLQKEHLGAWLSQLNEREQKIIKLRFGLEGSEPLTLAEIGRLINVSRERVRQLESKAILKLRMMSDVQQAA, from the coding sequence ATGGCACTTCCTGGCAAGGGAGCAGCTGGACCTTCTAAAACGACTGGACCGCGTTCCGGCGGAAGACTCAGCGCCGATTCAATTGGCTGGTATTTGGGCACAATCGGCCGGGTGCCCCTGCTTACTGCGGCAGAAGAAATTGAATTAGCCCACCATGTTCAGGCGGGTAAACGCCTGCTCGAGCTGCCCGCAGAAGAACACACCCCCAAACACAAGCGCCAGCTACGCATGGCCCAACGGGCCCGCGATCGAATGATGGCTGCCAACTTGCGCCTGGTGGTGAGTGTGGCCAAGAAGTATCAAAACCAGGGCCTCGAACTGCTCGACCTAGTGCAAGAGGGGGCGATTGGCCTGGAGCGGGCCGTCGATAAATTTGACCCCGCCATGGGCTACAAGTTTTCGACCTACGCCTATTGGTGGATCCGCCAGGGCATGACCAGGGCCATCGACAACAGCGCCCGCACGATTCGGCTGCCGATTCACATCAGTGAAAAGCTCTCGAAGATGCGCCGGATCAGCCGCGAACTTTCCCACCGCCTAGGGCGCCAACCCAATCGACTGGAGCTATCGCATGCCATGGACATGCGACCCGAAGAGCTCGAAGAGCTGATGTCTCAAAGCGCACCCTGCGCCTCCCTGGATGCCCATGCCCGGGGCGAGGAAGATCGCAGCACCCTCGGTGAGCTGATTGCCGATCCGGCCAGCAACGAGCACATGGACTCGATGGATCGCCATCTCCAAAAAGAGCACCTCGGTGCCTGGCTTTCCCAACTCAACGAACGGGAGCAAAAAATCATCAAGCTGCGTTTTGGTTTGGAGGGTTCCGAGCCCCTGACCCTGGCTGAAATTGGTCGCTTGATCAATGTCTCGCGCGAGCGGGTGCGCCAACTGGAGTCAAAGGCGATTCTCAAATTGCGGATGATGAGCGACGTGCAGCAGGCGGCCTAG
- the ppk1 gene encoding polyphosphate kinase 1, which yields MAEASAAALLAPELYINRELSWLAFNYRVLAQALNEHTPLLEQAKFSAIFSNNLDEFFMVRVASLKSQEDAGISTLSEDGLTPKQQIQAIQAKLPALLEMQQQHYRHSLKNQLSEYGVQLIDYANLNDSQREWLNDYFRTAIFPVLTPLAVDPSHPFPFMSNLSLNVAALIRDPDTGQQEFARVKVPQKILPRFVPIPVGLSGSNPKPVFTAVPLEQAVAFNLGLLFPGMHIEGHYFFRVTRDADLALRDLEADDLMGAIEEGLRKRRRGGEVVRLEVADEMPDAVVHLLMEGLSVESEDVYRINGPLGLDDLMGLMDIPLPRLKDKPHKGRTSRRLATTQKSQLEDGSIKAEEFESIFSVIRRGDVLLQHPYDLFSTSVEEFLNQAADDPSVLAIKMTLYRTSKDSPVVAALIRAAENGKQVMALVELKARFDEDNNIQWAKQLESSGVHVVYGVLGLKTHTKILLVVRKEKERLNSYVHIGTGNYNSKTSRLYTDIGILTANPDFGADLVELFNYLTGFSKQQSFRKLLVAPVTLRGRMEDLIRREIEHAQAGAGGHVRAKMNALVDPGMIALLYEASQAGVQVDLVVRGMCSLRPGLEGISEHIQVVSVIGRFLEHSRLFWFANGGSPEMFFGSADWMSRNLDHRVEAVAPIEDPRLRSQLEELLDLYQADTAAWHMASDGSFEQRQLEGESHLVQQELIKRWRGGLLPIK from the coding sequence ATGGCTGAAGCATCGGCTGCTGCGCTCCTGGCTCCGGAGCTCTATATCAACCGGGAGTTGAGCTGGCTGGCCTTCAACTACAGGGTTCTGGCCCAGGCCTTAAACGAGCACACTCCCCTGCTGGAGCAGGCCAAATTCAGCGCCATCTTCAGCAACAACCTCGATGAGTTCTTCATGGTGCGGGTGGCATCCCTGAAGTCGCAGGAAGACGCCGGCATCTCCACCCTCTCAGAAGACGGCCTCACCCCGAAGCAGCAGATCCAGGCCATTCAGGCAAAGTTGCCGGCCCTGCTGGAGATGCAGCAGCAGCACTATCGCCACTCCCTCAAGAACCAACTATCCGAATACGGCGTTCAGTTGATCGATTACGCCAATCTCAACGACAGCCAAAGGGAGTGGCTCAACGACTACTTCCGCACGGCGATCTTCCCCGTGCTGACGCCCCTGGCGGTGGACCCTTCCCACCCCTTCCCCTTCATGAGCAACCTCAGCCTGAATGTGGCTGCTTTGATACGGGATCCAGATACGGGCCAGCAGGAATTTGCCCGGGTGAAAGTGCCCCAAAAAATCCTGCCGCGGTTTGTGCCAATTCCGGTAGGGCTAAGTGGCAGCAATCCCAAACCGGTATTCACGGCCGTACCGCTTGAGCAGGCAGTGGCCTTCAACCTGGGGCTGCTTTTCCCCGGCATGCACATTGAAGGTCACTACTTCTTCCGGGTCACCAGGGATGCCGATCTAGCCCTGCGGGACCTGGAGGCCGACGACCTAATGGGCGCCATTGAGGAGGGCCTGCGCAAACGCCGCCGGGGCGGTGAAGTGGTGCGGCTGGAAGTGGCAGATGAGATGCCTGATGCGGTGGTGCATCTGCTGATGGAGGGGCTCTCCGTGGAGTCAGAAGACGTCTATCGAATCAATGGCCCCCTAGGACTCGACGACCTGATGGGGTTGATGGATATCCCCCTGCCCAGGCTCAAGGACAAGCCCCACAAGGGCCGCACCTCCCGAAGACTCGCCACCACCCAAAAGAGCCAACTGGAGGACGGCTCCATTAAGGCCGAGGAATTCGAGAGCATCTTCTCGGTGATTCGGCGCGGCGATGTGCTGCTGCAACACCCCTACGACCTGTTTTCCACCTCGGTGGAGGAATTTCTCAACCAGGCCGCCGATGACCCCTCGGTGCTGGCCATAAAGATGACCCTCTACCGCACCTCCAAGGATTCCCCCGTGGTGGCCGCCCTGATCAGGGCCGCCGAAAACGGCAAACAGGTGATGGCGCTTGTTGAGCTCAAGGCACGCTTCGACGAGGACAACAACATCCAGTGGGCCAAACAGCTGGAGAGTTCGGGAGTGCATGTGGTCTACGGGGTGTTGGGCCTGAAAACCCACACCAAAATCCTCCTGGTGGTGCGCAAGGAAAAGGAACGCCTCAACAGCTACGTGCACATCGGCACGGGCAACTACAACTCCAAAACCTCCCGCCTCTACACCGACATCGGCATACTTACCGCCAACCCCGACTTTGGGGCCGATCTGGTGGAGCTGTTCAACTACCTCACGGGCTTCTCCAAACAGCAAAGCTTTCGAAAATTGCTGGTGGCACCCGTCACCCTGCGGGGCCGGATGGAGGATCTGATCAGGCGTGAAATTGAGCACGCCCAAGCAGGGGCTGGTGGCCACGTCCGCGCCAAAATGAACGCCCTGGTGGATCCAGGCATGATTGCCCTGCTCTACGAAGCCTCCCAGGCCGGGGTCCAGGTGGACCTGGTGGTGCGGGGAATGTGCAGCCTGCGCCCTGGCCTGGAAGGCATCAGCGAGCACATCCAGGTGGTGAGCGTGATTGGTCGCTTCCTTGAACACTCACGCCTGTTTTGGTTTGCCAATGGAGGCAGTCCGGAAATGTTCTTTGGCAGTGCCGATTGGATGTCGCGCAACCTCGACCATCGAGTGGAAGCGGTGGCCCCGATCGAAGACCCAAGGCTGCGGAGCCAACTGGAAGAGTTGCTGGATCTCTATCAGGCAGACACCGCTGCCTGGCATATGGCTAGCGATGGCAGTTTTGAGCAACGCCAACTGGAGGGGGAAAGCCATTTGGTGCAGCAGGAGTTGATAAAGCGCTGGCGAGGTGGCCTGCTGCCAATCAAATAA
- a CDS encoding 3-deoxy-7-phosphoheptulonate synthase, protein MNSTTSDLHVVETRPLMAPALLHRELPITERSAATVQQARQRIQAIMHGRDQRLLVIVGPCSVHDVGAAKEYANAIALEQERHRDQLEIVMRVYFEKPRTTVGWKGLINDPHLDDSYDINTGLRLARGLLLHLAEMGLPAATELLDPVVPQYIADLISWTAIGARTTESQTHREMASGLSMPIGFKNGTDGSAITAINAMESAAMPHHFLGINGEGQAAIVATTGNPDGHLVLRGGKRGTNYHPEAVAEAAAELAKAGLPARLMVDCSHGNSNKDYRRQGEVAEQVAGQLRSGSSPVMGVMLESHLVAGNQKLQPDRSKLTYGQSVTDACIDLATTCEVLAGLADAVRAARTVEPLALA, encoded by the coding sequence ATGAATTCCACCACCTCAGATCTGCATGTGGTGGAAACCAGGCCCTTGATGGCCCCAGCCCTGCTCCATCGGGAATTGCCGATCACCGAGCGCTCGGCGGCCACGGTGCAGCAGGCCCGCCAACGCATTCAGGCGATCATGCACGGCCGCGACCAGCGCCTGCTGGTGATCGTTGGCCCCTGTTCTGTGCACGATGTAGGGGCTGCAAAGGAGTACGCCAACGCCATTGCCCTGGAGCAGGAGCGCCACAGGGACCAGCTCGAGATCGTGATGAGGGTCTACTTCGAAAAACCCCGCACCACGGTGGGCTGGAAGGGGCTGATCAACGATCCCCACCTCGACGACAGCTACGACATCAATACGGGTCTGCGCCTGGCGCGGGGTTTGTTGCTCCATTTGGCCGAGATGGGCCTGCCGGCAGCCACCGAGTTGCTAGATCCCGTGGTGCCCCAATACATCGCTGATTTGATCAGTTGGACAGCGATTGGCGCCCGCACCACCGAAAGCCAAACCCATCGCGAAATGGCCTCTGGCCTCTCGATGCCGATTGGTTTCAAGAACGGCACCGATGGCAGTGCGATCACCGCGATCAACGCCATGGAGTCGGCCGCCATGCCCCACCATTTCCTGGGAATTAATGGGGAGGGTCAGGCCGCGATTGTGGCCACCACCGGTAATCCCGATGGCCACCTGGTGTTGCGCGGCGGCAAGCGGGGCACTAACTACCACCCCGAGGCCGTGGCTGAGGCGGCGGCAGAGCTGGCCAAGGCAGGCTTGCCCGCCAGGCTGATGGTGGATTGCAGCCATGGCAATTCCAACAAGGACTACCGCCGCCAGGGGGAGGTGGCCGAGCAGGTGGCTGGGCAGTTGCGCAGCGGCTCTAGCCCGGTGATGGGAGTGATGCTCGAGAGCCATCTGGTGGCTGGCAACCAGAAGCTTCAGCCAGATCGCTCCAAGCTCACTTATGGCCAGAGCGTGACCGATGCCTGCATCGACCTGGCCACCACCTGCGAGGTGCTGGCTGGCTTGGCCGACGCGGTGCGGGCAGCTCGGACAGTTGAACCCCTAGCCCTGGCCTAG
- a CDS encoding molybdopterin molybdotransferase MoeA, whose protein sequence is MAIGSVMLEPYGREGLPLGQARTQILAAIKPLSGSEILPLMQALGRTTAAPVIASAAVPGFRASIMDGYAIAGAAEPEPGALWCLVGVSAAGAPHGAALRPGEAVRILTGAVVPEGSDRVLPQELVAAKGDQLELTKPCGPNAWIRQPQEEAAPGQELVAAGQRIGVADLGRLASCGVQQLALTRRPRLGLLISGDELLPPGVQRGPGQIWESNSALLRALLQRLGYDVADQRVVVDQPEQLRLALQELAAGCDVVVSTGGVSAGDSDWIRQLVEELGQVKFWKLFLKPGRPFAWGQVAGVPFFGLPGNPVAAAITALQLLWPALQRLEGAELQLLPRLKVQLEQPMRRGSGRPELARAQLVVTAAGDLWARVGGSQASSRIGSLQGADLLLEIPAEMGALEAGTELWAQLLRLPVF, encoded by the coding sequence ATGGCGATTGGCAGCGTGATGCTTGAGCCCTATGGCCGTGAAGGACTGCCCCTAGGGCAGGCACGCACCCAAATTTTGGCGGCGATCAAGCCACTCTCAGGGTCCGAAATCCTGCCGCTAATGCAGGCCCTGGGCCGCACCACGGCGGCGCCGGTGATCGCATCTGCTGCGGTGCCGGGATTTCGGGCCTCAATCATGGATGGCTATGCCATTGCCGGAGCTGCCGAGCCTGAGCCTGGTGCCCTCTGGTGCCTAGTGGGCGTTTCAGCGGCAGGGGCCCCCCATGGGGCGGCGTTGCGACCAGGAGAAGCGGTGCGCATTCTCACCGGTGCGGTGGTGCCGGAGGGTAGTGATCGGGTCTTGCCCCAGGAATTGGTGGCGGCTAAGGGAGATCAATTGGAATTGACCAAACCCTGTGGCCCCAATGCCTGGATTCGCCAGCCGCAGGAGGAGGCGGCCCCGGGTCAGGAACTGGTGGCGGCGGGTCAACGAATTGGTGTGGCCGATCTCGGCCGCTTGGCCAGCTGCGGCGTGCAGCAGTTGGCGCTGACGCGTCGGCCGCGGCTGGGCTTGTTGATTAGCGGCGATGAGCTGCTGCCGCCCGGGGTGCAAAGGGGGCCGGGGCAGATCTGGGAGAGCAACTCGGCTTTGCTCAGGGCTCTCCTGCAGCGGCTCGGTTACGACGTGGCTGATCAACGGGTGGTTGTCGATCAACCAGAGCAGTTGCGGCTGGCACTGCAGGAGCTGGCGGCGGGTTGCGATGTGGTGGTGAGCACGGGCGGTGTGTCCGCTGGCGACAGCGACTGGATTCGGCAGCTGGTGGAGGAGCTCGGTCAGGTGAAATTCTGGAAGCTGTTCCTTAAACCCGGTCGGCCCTTTGCCTGGGGGCAGGTGGCGGGGGTGCCTTTTTTTGGTTTGCCTGGCAACCCAGTGGCTGCTGCGATAACTGCTTTGCAGTTGCTGTGGCCGGCGCTGCAGCGGCTGGAGGGGGCGGAGCTGCAGCTGTTGCCGAGGCTGAAGGTGCAGCTGGAGCAGCCCATGCGCCGCGGTTCCGGGCGGCCGGAACTGGCCAGGGCCCAGCTGGTGGTGACAGCCGCTGGCGATCTCTGGGCGCGGGTGGGGGGATCCCAGGCCTCCTCGCGCATCGGGTCGCTGCAGGGGGCAGATTTGCTGCTGGAGATCCCGGCGGAGATGGGGGCGCTGGAGGCTGGTACCGAGCTCTGGGCGCAGCTGTTGCGCTTGCCGGTGTTTTGA
- a CDS encoding diacylglycerol/polyprenol kinase family protein: MAWWSQQFLGITAIALWLTLLAFLAIQVRRRWHGQREWSRKLVHMGTGLVVLIAWACAIDRRIALPAAALITLLALLNHRLRVLPAIEDVGRSSYGTVAYGASITILLAIYWPSRPDAVAAGVLVMAIGDGLAGLIGPLIPSPCWQVLGQRKSLVGTGAMAAGSLGVLLLLRQLAGVEGLAAPNPAALGAIVLVSVLLEQLAILGIDNLTVPIAAGWLWSLLSQPLGQG, encoded by the coding sequence ATGGCCTGGTGGTCGCAGCAATTTCTAGGCATAACAGCAATTGCCCTCTGGCTAACCCTGCTGGCGTTCCTGGCGATTCAAGTTCGCCGCCGCTGGCATGGCCAAAGGGAGTGGAGCAGAAAACTGGTCCACATGGGCACGGGCCTGGTGGTGTTGATTGCCTGGGCCTGCGCCATTGACCGGCGCATCGCCCTACCCGCCGCCGCCCTGATCACCCTGCTGGCCCTGCTCAATCACCGCCTACGGGTATTGCCAGCCATAGAGGATGTGGGCCGCTCCAGCTACGGCACGGTCGCCTACGGCGCCTCTATCACCATTTTGCTGGCCATCTATTGGCCGTCCAGGCCCGATGCCGTGGCGGCAGGTGTGCTGGTGATGGCCATTGGTGATGGCCTGGCGGGCCTGATCGGGCCCCTGATTCCATCGCCCTGCTGGCAGGTACTCGGCCAACGAAAATCCCTAGTCGGCACTGGCGCCATGGCCGCAGGCAGCCTGGGGGTATTGCTCCTTCTGCGCCAGTTGGCTGGCGTCGAAGGGCTGGCGGCCCCAAATCCTGCAGCCCTCGGGGCGATAGTCCTGGTGAGTGTGCTGCTCGAACAGCTGGCGATCCTGGGCATCGACAACCTCACCGTGCCCATTGCCGCCGGTTGGCTGTGGAGCCTGCTCAGCCAGCCCCTAGGCCAGGGCTAG
- the acnB gene encoding bifunctional aconitate hydratase 2/2-methylisocitrate dehydratase codes for MAVALLASYRQAEAERAALGVPALPLDAPQAQALTELLEQPPAGEEAFLLHLLGERIPPGVDEAAYVKAGWLAAVAKGSRTSPLVSPVEAVKLLATMIGGYNVGALIELLSSPEPAIAQQAATGLSRTVLVYDAFHDVLELAQGNAYAKQVVEAWATAAWFTSKPELAAEITVTVFKVEGETNTDDLSPATHATTRPDIPLHATAMLETRMPGGLALINELKGKGHPVAYVGDVVGTGSSRKSAINSVLWHTGTNIPHVPNKRSGGVVLGGKIAPIFFNTAEDSGALPIECNVSALNSGDVITIRPYAGTIERAAGEPNAGEIVARFELKPSTITDEVRAGGRIPLLIGRSLTDKVRSQLGMAPSELFIRPSAPADTGKGYTLAQKMVGKACGLAGVRPGTSCEPLMTTVGSQDTTGPMTRDEMKELACLGFSADLVMQSFCHTAAYPKPVDLKTHAELPDFMASRGGVALRPGDGIIHSWLNRMLLPDSVGTGGDSHTRFPLGISFPAGSGLVAFAAAIGAMPLDMPESVLIKFSGSLQPGVTLRDVVNAIPYVAIQQGLLTVEKAGKKNVFSGRIMEIEGLPDLKLEQAFELTDATAERSCAGSTIKLSVETVSEYLRSNVALLKNMIARGYSDGRTLARRIKAMQAWLANPVLMEADADAEYAAVIEINLDQLTEPILACPNDPDNVKLLSDVAGERIDEVFIGSCMTNIGHYRAAAKVLEGQGANSAQLWVCPPTRMDEEMLKQEGYYATFEAAGSRMEMPGCSLCMGNQARVEENTTVFSTSTRNFNNRLGNGAQVYLGSAELAAVCAQLGRIPSKTDYLAVAAAKIDPHSAELYRYLNFDQLAGFADEGRVMSAEQEAKVLAEV; via the coding sequence ATGGCCGTCGCCCTGCTTGCCAGCTATCGCCAAGCCGAAGCCGAACGGGCCGCCCTGGGTGTGCCAGCCCTGCCCCTAGACGCGCCCCAGGCCCAGGCCCTAACCGAATTGCTGGAGCAGCCCCCCGCTGGCGAGGAGGCTTTCCTGTTGCACCTACTGGGTGAACGAATCCCACCCGGTGTGGATGAGGCCGCCTACGTGAAAGCAGGCTGGCTCGCGGCCGTGGCCAAGGGCAGCCGCACCAGCCCCCTGGTGAGCCCGGTGGAAGCCGTGAAGCTCCTGGCCACGATGATCGGCGGCTACAACGTGGGCGCCCTGATCGAGTTGCTCTCCAGCCCTGAGCCTGCCATTGCCCAGCAGGCCGCCACGGGGCTGAGCCGCACCGTGCTCGTCTACGACGCCTTCCACGATGTGTTGGAACTGGCCCAGGGCAATGCCTACGCCAAACAGGTGGTGGAGGCCTGGGCCACGGCGGCATGGTTCACATCCAAGCCAGAGCTGGCAGCGGAGATCACCGTCACGGTGTTCAAGGTGGAGGGCGAAACCAACACCGACGACCTCTCCCCCGCCACCCACGCCACCACCCGTCCAGACATCCCCCTGCACGCCACGGCGATGCTGGAAACCCGCATGCCCGGCGGGCTGGCGCTGATCAATGAGCTGAAAGGCAAGGGCCATCCGGTGGCCTACGTGGGTGATGTGGTGGGCACCGGCAGCTCCCGCAAATCCGCGATCAACTCGGTGCTGTGGCACACCGGCACCAACATTCCCCATGTGCCCAATAAGCGCTCTGGCGGAGTGGTGCTGGGGGGCAAGATTGCCCCGATCTTCTTCAACACCGCCGAAGACTCTGGTGCCCTGCCGATCGAGTGCAACGTAAGCGCCCTGAACAGTGGCGACGTAATCACGATCCGTCCTTACGCCGGCACGATCGAACGGGCAGCCGGCGAACCAAATGCCGGTGAAATCGTGGCCCGCTTTGAGCTCAAGCCCAGCACGATCACCGATGAGGTGCGCGCCGGCGGCCGCATCCCCCTGCTGATTGGCCGCTCACTTACAGACAAGGTGCGCTCCCAGCTGGGCATGGCCCCATCGGAGCTCTTCATCCGCCCGAGCGCCCCGGCCGACACCGGCAAGGGCTACACCCTGGCCCAAAAGATGGTGGGCAAGGCCTGCGGTCTGGCGGGCGTGCGCCCAGGCACCAGCTGCGAACCGCTGATGACCACCGTGGGCTCCCAGGACACCACCGGGCCGATGACCCGCGATGAGATGAAGGAGCTGGCCTGCCTGGGCTTCAGCGCCGATCTGGTGATGCAGAGCTTCTGCCACACGGCCGCCTATCCCAAGCCGGTGGACCTCAAAACCCACGCCGAGCTCCCCGATTTCATGGCGTCCCGCGGCGGAGTGGCCCTGCGCCCCGGCGACGGCATCATCCACAGCTGGCTGAATCGCATGCTGCTGCCCGACAGCGTCGGCACCGGCGGTGACAGCCACACCCGCTTCCCCCTGGGCATTTCCTTCCCGGCCGGCTCAGGCCTGGTGGCCTTTGCCGCCGCCATCGGCGCCATGCCCCTGGACATGCCCGAATCGGTGCTGATCAAATTTTCAGGCTCCCTGCAGCCGGGCGTCACCCTGCGCGATGTGGTGAATGCCATCCCCTACGTGGCGATCCAGCAGGGCCTGCTCACGGTGGAAAAAGCCGGCAAGAAAAATGTATTTAGTGGCCGGATTATGGAGATCGAGGGCCTGCCAGACCTCAAGCTGGAGCAGGCATTTGAGCTGACAGATGCCACCGCTGAGAGGTCCTGTGCCGGCAGCACGATCAAGCTTTCCGTGGAAACGGTGAGCGAATACCTGCGCAGCAACGTGGCCCTGCTCAAAAACATGATTGCCCGGGGCTATAGCGATGGCCGCACCCTGGCCCGCCGCATCAAGGCGATGCAGGCCTGGCTGGCCAATCCGGTGTTGATGGAGGCCGACGCCGATGCCGAATACGCCGCCGTAATTGAAATCAACCTCGATCAACTGACTGAGCCGATCCTGGCCTGCCCCAACGACCCCGACAACGTCAAATTGCTCTCCGATGTGGCGGGAGAAAGGATCGATGAGGTATTCATCGGCTCATGCATGACCAACATCGGCCATTACCGCGCCGCCGCCAAGGTGCTGGAGGGCCAAGGTGCCAACTCGGCGCAGCTGTGGGTATGTCCCCCAACCCGGATGGATGAGGAGATGCTTAAACAGGAGGGCTACTACGCCACCTTTGAGGCGGCCGGCTCCCGCATGGAGATGCCGGGTTGCTCCCTATGCATGGGCAACCAGGCCAGGGTCGAGGAGAACACCACGGTGTTTTCCACCAGCACCCGCAACTTCAACAACCGCCTCGGCAATGGCGCCCAGGTGTACCTGGGCAGCGCCGAACTGGCCGCCGTATGTGCCCAGCTGGGCCGCATTCCCTCCAAAACCGACTACCTGGCCGTGGCAGCAGCCAAAATCGACCCCCATAGCGCCGAGCTCTACCGCTACCTCAACTTCGACCAACTGGCGGGCTTTGCAGACGAGGGCCGGGTAATGAGCGCCGAGCAGGAGGCCAAAGTGCTGGCAGAGGTCTAA
- a CDS encoding MFS transporter, with protein sequence MRLSRPSTYFCAFLTLLNDRLGESIVFPLLPFLLASFTSNGRTLGLLAGSYALAQFAFTPLIGALSDRYGRKPVISFCVAGSVLGLGLFALTVSINWQAIPWAAGSSIPLTLLFIARLIDGVSGGTAATASAVLADISPPEKRAKAFGLIGVAFGLGFILGPALGGLLGRINVTLPVLLAAVIAAINLALVLVLLPETHPIEARISLPRRRELQPLSQLAKVFGNPQVRRLCLAFFLFFMAFNGFTAVLVLYFKQAFGWGPGLAAAAFLVVGVVATVVQGGLIGPLVKRFGEWRLTLGGLGLVICGCLLITLAQASNAQVVVFSAVAILAMGTGLVTPCLRSLVSRRLDDSGQGAALGSLQGLQSAGSFIGPPVAGLAYDTLGRTSPFWLGISLLAGVALLVAGGLPGQASPTPKAGS encoded by the coding sequence GTGAGACTTTCGCGCCCCTCCACCTATTTCTGCGCCTTTCTCACCCTGCTCAATGACCGGCTAGGGGAAAGCATCGTCTTCCCACTCCTGCCCTTTTTACTGGCCAGTTTCACCAGCAATGGCCGCACCCTGGGGTTGCTGGCCGGCAGCTATGCCCTGGCCCAGTTCGCCTTCACGCCCCTGATCGGCGCCCTCAGTGATCGCTATGGCCGCAAGCCCGTGATCTCCTTCTGCGTGGCCGGTTCGGTGCTGGGCCTGGGGCTCTTCGCCCTCACGGTGAGCATCAACTGGCAGGCCATTCCCTGGGCAGCTGGCAGCTCAATTCCGCTCACCCTGCTGTTTATTGCCCGGTTAATCGATGGGGTCAGCGGGGGCACCGCAGCCACGGCGAGCGCGGTTTTAGCTGATATTTCACCACCGGAAAAACGGGCAAAAGCCTTCGGCCTAATTGGGGTGGCCTTTGGTTTGGGCTTCATCCTCGGGCCAGCCCTGGGCGGCCTCCTGGGCCGAATCAACGTGACATTGCCCGTGCTTTTGGCCGCCGTAATCGCCGCCATCAACCTGGCCCTAGTGCTGGTGTTATTGCCCGAAACCCACCCGATCGAAGCGCGCATTTCCCTGCCCCGCAGACGGGAACTCCAACCCCTCAGCCAACTGGCCAAGGTGTTTGGCAACCCCCAGGTGCGCCGGCTGTGTCTGGCCTTTTTTCTGTTCTTTATGGCCTTCAACGGCTTCACGGCCGTCCTGGTGCTCTATTTCAAGCAGGCCTTTGGCTGGGGGCCGGGGTTGGCGGCAGCAGCCTTTTTGGTGGTGGGTGTGGTCGCCACCGTGGTCCAGGGCGGCTTGATCGGGCCCCTGGTCAAACGCTTTGGCGAATGGCGACTGACCCTGGGCGGCCTCGGTCTGGTGATCTGCGGCTGCCTGCTGATCACCCTGGCCCAGGCCAGCAATGCCCAAGTGGTGGTTTTTAGCGCCGTGGCGATCCTGGCCATGGGCACCGGCCTGGTGACCCCCTGCCTGCGCTCCCTGGTGTCGCGGCGCCTCGACGACAGCGGCCAGGGTGCGGCACTGGGCAGCCTGCAGGGGCTCCAGAGCGCCGGCAGTTTCATTGGCCCGCCGGTGGCAGGCCTGGCCTACGACACCCTGGGTCGCACCAGCCCCTTTTGGCTCGGCATCAGCCTCTTGGCCGGGGTGGCTTTGTTGGTGGCTGGGGGCCTACCTGGTCAAGCAAGCCCAACACCAAAGGCTGGATCCTGA
- the moaC gene encoding cyclic pyranopterin monophosphate synthase MoaC encodes MGSSLPQASLSHLNAAGEVHMVEVGDRPASRREATAEGLIQMLPEVLALVLEGRAPKGDVLAVARVAAIQAAKRTWELIPLCHPIALSGVSVELGPAADGSGLRLEATARTTGSTGVEMEALTAVQVGLLTLYDMLKSADPAMKITGVQLLRKSGGRHGDWQRDA; translated from the coding sequence ATGGGTTCGTCCTTGCCCCAGGCTTCCCTGAGCCATCTCAATGCCGCCGGTGAGGTGCACATGGTGGAGGTGGGAGATCGCCCTGCCAGCCGACGCGAGGCCACGGCCGAGGGGTTAATCCAGATGCTGCCTGAGGTTTTGGCCCTGGTGTTGGAGGGCCGTGCCCCAAAGGGAGATGTGCTGGCGGTGGCGAGGGTGGCGGCGATTCAGGCGGCCAAGCGCACCTGGGAGCTGATCCCCCTTTGCCACCCGATCGCCCTCAGCGGCGTCAGCGTGGAATTGGGGCCTGCCGCCGATGGGTCCGGTCTGCGCCTTGAGGCCACCGCCCGCACCACCGGCAGCACCGGAGTGGAAATGGAGGCCCTCACTGCGGTGCAGGTGGGTCTGCTCACCCTTTACGACATGCTCAAGTCGGCAGATCCAGCCATGAAGATCACGGGGGTGCAGTTGCTCCGCAAGAGCGGAGGCCGCCATGGCGATTGGCAGCGTGATGCTTGA